In one window of Pseudomonas chlororaphis subsp. chlororaphis DNA:
- a CDS encoding LysR family transcriptional regulator, protein MASHEVLLAFVQAATQGSFSAAARKLGKSQSTISAAVASLEIDLDLQLFDRSSRKPALTPQGHVMLQRAEDILAATSRLEMAASQLAQGVEAKLTVALSDTYQSDRFETSLSAFEQRYPDLELECLIAECDDLIELVQRGRAQIAFAEMQPEYPADLDHSTVDERTEIALFVSRNHPLAALKNIDQARLQQHRELRLATIVNPYDSRARGRVWSAPSYLMLLEMAQGGFGWAPLPRWLVERFGADSLVELDARGWPRNVAVDALWSRLHPPGPAGSWLLGRMLE, encoded by the coding sequence ATGGCCTCACACGAAGTACTGCTGGCCTTTGTCCAGGCGGCCACCCAAGGCTCGTTTTCCGCGGCCGCGCGCAAGCTCGGCAAGAGCCAGTCGACCATCAGCGCGGCGGTGGCAAGCCTGGAGATCGACCTCGACCTGCAGCTGTTCGACCGCAGCAGCCGCAAGCCCGCCCTCACCCCGCAAGGCCACGTCATGCTGCAACGGGCCGAAGACATCCTGGCCGCCACCAGCCGCCTGGAAATGGCCGCCAGCCAGCTGGCCCAGGGCGTGGAAGCCAAGCTCACGGTGGCCCTGTCCGACACCTATCAGTCGGATCGTTTCGAGACCTCGCTGAGCGCCTTCGAACAACGCTACCCGGACCTGGAGCTGGAATGCCTGATCGCCGAATGCGACGACCTGATCGAGCTGGTCCAGCGCGGTCGGGCGCAGATCGCCTTTGCCGAGATGCAGCCCGAATACCCGGCGGACCTCGACCATTCGACGGTGGACGAGCGCACCGAAATCGCCCTGTTCGTGTCGCGCAACCACCCCTTGGCGGCGCTGAAAAATATCGATCAGGCACGCCTGCAACAGCACCGCGAGCTGCGCCTGGCAACCATCGTCAACCCCTACGACAGCCGGGCCCGGGGCCGGGTGTGGTCGGCGCCGAGCTACCTGATGCTGCTGGAAATGGCCCAGGGCGGCTTTGGCTGGGCGCCCCTGCCGCGCTGGCTGGTGGAACGTTTCGGCGCCGACAGCCTGGTGGAACTCGATGCCCGTGGCTGGCCGCGCAACGTGGCGGTCGATGCCCTGTGGTCGCGCCTGCATCCGCCAGGCCCGGCGGGCAGCTGGTTGCTGGGGCGGATGCTGGAATAA
- a CDS encoding RNA polymerase sigma factor → MPTATQDSVKALVETVYRNESRRILATLIRLLGDFDLAEEALHEAFFVAVERWQRDGVPDNPRAWLVSAGRFKAIDGLRRRARFAASQAALVSQLEELEQADWSEEDLEDDRLRLIFTCCHPALAADAQVPLTLREICDLTTEEIARAFLSTPATIAQRIVRAKAKIRDAHIPYQVPSLSELPERLDSVLRVIYLVFNEGYSASMGTELTREDLTHEAIRLGRLLLELLPEPEVMGLLALMLLHESRRLARTSATGELVLLDEQDRSLWDRELITEGCALVEHALGTRRFGPYCLQAAIAAVHAEAATAGETDWQQIVGLYDVLLRAMPSPVIELNRAVAIAQRDGPLAGLERVEAILARGELQDYHLAHSARAEFCRQLGRIEPAREAYLRALELTRQEPERRFIENKLEALKTL, encoded by the coding sequence ATGCCGACGGCAACGCAAGACAGCGTCAAGGCGCTGGTGGAGACGGTCTATCGCAACGAGTCGCGGCGGATCCTGGCGACCCTGATTCGCCTGCTGGGGGATTTCGACCTTGCCGAAGAGGCCTTGCACGAGGCGTTCTTCGTCGCGGTCGAGCGCTGGCAGCGCGACGGCGTACCGGACAACCCGCGGGCCTGGCTGGTGTCGGCCGGGCGTTTCAAGGCCATCGACGGTTTGCGTCGGCGGGCGCGTTTCGCCGCGTCCCAGGCGGCGCTGGTCAGCCAGCTCGAAGAGCTGGAGCAGGCTGACTGGAGCGAGGAGGACCTGGAAGACGACCGCCTGCGCCTGATCTTCACCTGCTGCCACCCGGCGCTGGCGGCGGACGCCCAGGTGCCGCTGACGTTGCGGGAGATCTGCGACCTGACCACCGAGGAAATCGCCCGGGCCTTTCTCTCGACGCCGGCCACCATCGCCCAGCGCATCGTGCGCGCCAAGGCCAAGATCCGCGATGCGCACATCCCTTATCAGGTACCGTCCCTGAGTGAACTGCCCGAGCGCCTGGACAGCGTGTTGCGGGTGATTTACCTGGTATTCAACGAAGGCTATTCGGCGTCGATGGGCACCGAGCTGACTCGCGAAGACCTGACCCATGAGGCGATCCGCCTCGGCCGTCTGTTGCTGGAACTGCTGCCGGAACCCGAAGTGATGGGCCTGCTGGCCTTGATGCTGCTGCATGAGTCGCGGCGCCTGGCGCGAACCTCGGCCACCGGGGAGCTGGTGCTGCTGGACGAGCAGGACCGCTCGCTGTGGGACCGCGAACTGATCACCGAAGGTTGCGCCCTGGTGGAGCACGCCCTGGGCACCCGCCGTTTCGGCCCGTACTGCCTGCAGGCGGCGATCGCCGCGGTGCATGCCGAGGCGGCGACGGCCGGGGAAACCGACTGGCAGCAGATCGTCGGCCTGTATGACGTGCTGTTGCGCGCCATGCCCTCGCCGGTGATCGAACTGAACCGTGCGGTCGCCATCGCCCAGCGGGACGGGCCGCTGGCCGGCCTGGAGCGGGTCGAGGCGATCCTCGCCCGGGGCGAATTGCAGGATTACCATCTGGCCCATTCGGCGCGGGCCGAGTTCTGTCGGCAATTGGGCCGGATCGAGCCGGCGCGGGAAGCCTATCTGCGCGCCCTGGAACTGACCCGCCAGGAACCGGAGCGGCGTTTTATCGAGAACAAGCTCGAGGCCCTGAAAACCCTCTGA
- a CDS encoding SRPBCC family protein — protein MTEHSVGRAPAQYELSISRLIDAPPGKLFRAWTEPQLLVQWWGPHGMTTPECEMDLWVGGQFRTLMRAPDGNEYPTMGVFLEIVAPRRLVFTDAFLPGWIPSGKAFMSAEVTFDDLDGKTLYTARAMHWSEEDRQAHEAMGFHEGWGQSLDRLESLVTRGMPD, from the coding sequence ATGACCGAGCACAGCGTGGGCCGTGCGCCCGCCCAATATGAGTTGTCCATCAGCCGCCTGATCGATGCGCCGCCCGGCAAGCTGTTCCGTGCCTGGACCGAACCGCAGTTGTTGGTGCAATGGTGGGGCCCCCACGGCATGACCACCCCGGAGTGCGAAATGGACCTGTGGGTCGGCGGCCAGTTTCGCACCCTGATGCGCGCCCCGGACGGCAACGAATACCCGACCATGGGCGTGTTCCTGGAGATCGTCGCGCCGCGGCGGCTGGTGTTCACCGATGCCTTCCTGCCGGGCTGGATTCCTTCGGGCAAGGCCTTCATGAGCGCCGAGGTGACCTTCGACGACCTGGACGGCAAGACCCTCTACACCGCCCGCGCCATGCACTGGAGCGAAGAGGATCGCCAGGCCCACGAAGCCATGGGCTTTCACGAGGGCTGGGGGCAGAGCCTGGATCGCCTGGAAAGCCTGGTGACCCGAGGCATGCCGGACTGA
- a CDS encoding YciI family protein, with translation MKYLCLVYSDEQLLHSLPESPKDAECMAYAESVQGSGRMLAAEALESVQTATTVRMRGGRLSITDGPFAETKEQLAGFYLIDAKDLNEAIQVAGNIPAARVGSVEVRPVRELNL, from the coding sequence ATGAAATACCTATGCCTGGTCTACAGCGACGAACAGCTGTTGCACAGCCTGCCGGAGAGCCCGAAGGACGCCGAGTGCATGGCGTACGCCGAGTCGGTGCAAGGCAGCGGCCGGATGCTCGCCGCCGAGGCCCTGGAGTCGGTGCAGACCGCGACCACGGTGCGTATGCGCGGCGGCCGGCTGTCGATCACCGACGGCCCGTTCGCCGAAACCAAGGAACAGTTGGCCGGGTTCTACCTGATCGATGCCAAGGACCTCAACGAAGCCATCCAGGTCGCCGGCAACATTCCGGCGGCCCGGGTCGGCAGCGTCGAGGTACGCCCGGTGCGCGAGTTGAATCTCTGA
- a CDS encoding YybH family protein: MNAQTTESEIRSLIDAWRQAVMAKDIERIVSYYADDITAFDAVAALQFKGKQAYREHWKACMEFCPGPGIFDFEQLHIVGASDSAFAHWLAHCGGTDDKGETKACWMRVTAGYQRLGGQWKVVHEHWSAPFDMQSGTALFDLQP; this comes from the coding sequence ATGAACGCCCAAACCACCGAAAGCGAAATCCGCAGCCTGATCGACGCCTGGCGCCAGGCCGTGATGGCCAAGGACATCGAGCGCATCGTCAGCTATTACGCCGACGACATCACCGCGTTCGACGCCGTGGCCGCGTTGCAATTCAAGGGCAAGCAAGCCTACCGCGAGCACTGGAAGGCCTGCATGGAGTTCTGCCCCGGCCCTGGCATCTTCGACTTCGAACAACTGCACATAGTCGGCGCCAGCGACAGCGCCTTCGCCCACTGGCTGGCCCACTGCGGCGGCACCGACGACAAGGGCGAGACCAAGGCTTGCTGGATGCGCGTGACCGCCGGTTACCAGCGCCTGGGCGGCCAGTGGAAAGTGGTGCACGAACACTGGTCGGCGCCCTTCGACATGCAGAGCGGCACCGCCTTGTTTGACCTGCAACCCTGA
- a CDS encoding GNAT family N-acetyltransferase — MTTRLVPYEQLDARQLQQLDALEVHPRQKNYSGDIYTALHTLLKAPEPGIKGFALLADEVPVAFLLLKRPPFLPYWADPDTATLHALQVDQRVQGQGYGRACLQALPAAARQAWPEIKGLMLSVDADNAAAFSLYLKQGWVDSGEAYRGRIGYERRLVLMF, encoded by the coding sequence GTGACCACCCGACTCGTCCCCTACGAACAGCTCGACGCCAGGCAATTGCAGCAGCTCGACGCGCTCGAAGTGCACCCGCGGCAGAAGAATTATTCCGGCGATATCTACACCGCGCTGCATACCCTGCTCAAGGCGCCGGAGCCCGGGATCAAGGGCTTCGCCCTGCTGGCCGACGAGGTCCCGGTGGCGTTCCTGCTGCTCAAGCGCCCGCCGTTCCTGCCCTATTGGGCCGACCCCGACACCGCCACCCTGCATGCCTTGCAGGTCGATCAGCGGGTCCAGGGCCAGGGCTACGGCCGGGCCTGCCTGCAAGCCCTGCCCGCCGCCGCGCGCCAGGCGTGGCCAGAGATCAAGGGGCTGATGCTGTCGGTGGACGCGGACAACGCCGCGGCCTTCAGCCTCTATCTGAAGCAAGGCTGGGTCGACAGTGGCGAGGCCTACAGGGGCCGCATCGGCTATGAACGCCGTCTGGTCCTGATGTTCTGA
- a CDS encoding pyridoxamine 5'-phosphate oxidase family protein: MLTTLEQLEAIYGQPIERAVRKEIPFLNPDYQAMVRASPLVILSTVGPGGMDGSPRGDTPGFVRIIDERTLALPDRPGNNRIDSLRNIVSDPRVALLFIIPGIGETLRVNGRARISAEPALLDSFAVNGKPARTVILVDVEAAYFHCSKAIVRSDLWNPEHYLERSALPSAGAILKHLCDGQFDADRYDREMPERVRNSLY, encoded by the coding sequence ATGCTGACCACCCTCGAGCAACTGGAAGCAATCTACGGCCAGCCCATTGAGCGGGCCGTGCGCAAGGAAATCCCCTTCCTCAACCCGGACTACCAGGCCATGGTGCGCGCCTCGCCGCTGGTGATCCTGAGCACCGTCGGCCCAGGCGGGATGGACGGCTCGCCTCGCGGCGATACCCCGGGTTTCGTACGGATCATCGACGAGCGCACCCTGGCCCTGCCCGACCGCCCGGGCAACAACCGCATCGACAGCCTGCGCAATATCGTCAGCGACCCGCGGGTGGCCCTGCTGTTCATCATTCCAGGCATCGGCGAGACCCTGCGGGTCAATGGCCGGGCGCGGATCTCGGCCGAGCCGGCGCTGCTGGACAGCTTCGCGGTGAATGGCAAGCCGGCGCGCACAGTGATCCTGGTGGACGTCGAGGCGGCCTACTTCCACTGCTCCAAGGCCATCGTGCGTTCCGACCTGTGGAACCCCGAGCACTACCTGGAACGCTCGGCCCTGCCCTCGGCCGGCGCCATCCTCAAGCACCTCTGCGACGGCCAGTTCGACGCCGACCGCTACGACCGGGAAATGCCGGAGCGGGTGCGCAACAGCCTGTATTGA
- a CDS encoding GNAT family N-acetyltransferase — protein MTLSSLLIRQVAAADLDRCFAIETLAYEGDEAATREKIATRIATWPEGFIVAEVEGVVAGFINSGAAFEVEMADEAFKELIGHDPAGPHVVIMSVVVHPDYQGQGVSRCLLEAFIERMRGLGKASINLMCKERHVPLYERFGFVYLKASASDHGGMAWHEMALEL, from the coding sequence ATGACCTTATCCAGCCTGTTGATCCGTCAGGTCGCCGCCGCTGACCTGGACCGTTGCTTTGCCATCGAAACCCTGGCCTACGAGGGCGACGAAGCCGCCACCCGGGAAAAGATCGCCACCCGTATCGCCACCTGGCCCGAGGGCTTCATCGTCGCCGAAGTGGAGGGCGTAGTGGCCGGCTTCATCAATTCCGGGGCGGCCTTCGAGGTCGAGATGGCCGACGAGGCCTTCAAGGAACTGATCGGCCACGACCCGGCCGGGCCCCATGTGGTGATCATGTCGGTGGTGGTGCATCCGGACTATCAGGGCCAGGGTGTTTCCCGGTGTCTGCTGGAGGCCTTCATCGAGCGCATGCGCGGCCTGGGCAAGGCCAGCATCAACCTGATGTGCAAGGAGCGGCATGTGCCCTTGTACGAGCGCTTCGGCTTCGTCTACCTCAAGGCTTCGGCGTCGGACCATGGCGGCATGGCCTGGCACGAGATGGCTCTGGAGTTGTGA
- a CDS encoding GyrI-like domain-containing protein: MDEQKQVGGPVPRFEKGRFLLIAGLGGRFTPETTQGIPELWEHFIPHIGKVPGQVGEQTYGLCCNPDGKGGFEYIAGVEISKLDDLPELYRWVEVPPQHYAVFEHQGPLASLPQTFQYIWKTWLPQSGREAADAPEFERYSADFNPDTGQGVLEIWLPLKEQ; the protein is encoded by the coding sequence ATGGATGAGCAAAAACAGGTCGGCGGGCCGGTACCGCGTTTCGAGAAGGGGCGCTTTCTGCTGATCGCCGGTCTGGGCGGGCGTTTCACTCCCGAGACGACGCAGGGCATTCCTGAGCTCTGGGAACACTTCATTCCCCATATCGGCAAGGTTCCCGGCCAGGTCGGGGAGCAGACCTACGGCCTCTGCTGCAACCCCGACGGCAAGGGCGGGTTCGAATACATCGCCGGGGTCGAAATCAGCAAACTCGACGATTTGCCCGAGCTGTACCGCTGGGTCGAGGTGCCGCCGCAGCACTACGCGGTGTTCGAGCACCAGGGGCCGCTTGCGAGCCTGCCGCAGACCTTCCAGTACATCTGGAAAACCTGGCTGCCACAGTCCGGGCGCGAAGCCGCCGATGCGCCGGAATTCGAACGCTACAGCGCCGACTTCAACCCTGACACCGGCCAGGGCGTGCTGGAAATCTGGCTGCCGCTCAAGGAGCAGTGA
- a CDS encoding LysE family translocator: protein MEFTSGFLLSLSLCLDIGVANIAMITLAMQRGYFQGFCLGLGTCVGDLVYAVLALAGMTVLLQYEAVRWVLWIGGSALLVYFAAKMIYSAIHHSAVLAEAGEVDNGSPRKEFFRGIFLAMSSPSAILWFAAVGGTLIARSGGGDLLSSGLFLSGFFCAGLAWVVGLCFAATQGGKLLGDKLLRYSYLASAAIFCYFAVYVILSGYQEFIVGAAVAELPAL from the coding sequence ATGGAGTTTACCAGCGGCTTTCTGCTGAGCCTTTCGCTGTGCCTGGACATAGGCGTGGCCAATATCGCGATGATTACCCTGGCCATGCAGCGTGGTTATTTCCAGGGTTTCTGCCTGGGCCTGGGCACCTGTGTCGGTGACCTGGTCTACGCCGTGCTGGCGCTGGCCGGCATGACCGTGCTGCTGCAGTACGAAGCGGTGCGCTGGGTGCTGTGGATCGGCGGATCGGCGCTGCTGGTGTACTTCGCGGCGAAGATGATCTATTCGGCGATCCACCACAGCGCGGTGCTGGCCGAGGCCGGGGAGGTGGACAACGGTTCGCCGCGCAAGGAGTTTTTCCGCGGCATTTTCCTGGCCATGTCGTCTCCCAGCGCGATCCTCTGGTTCGCCGCGGTGGGCGGTACCCTGATTGCCCGTTCCGGCGGCGGTGACCTGCTCAGTTCCGGGCTGTTCCTCAGCGGCTTCTTCTGCGCCGGGCTGGCCTGGGTCGTGGGCCTATGCTTTGCCGCGACCCAGGGCGGCAAGCTGCTGGGCGACAAATTGTTGCGCTACTCCTACCTGGCATCTGCGGCGATCTTCTGCTATTTCGCGGTCTACGTGATCCTGTCCGGTTACCAGGAGTTCATCGTCGGCGCGGCGGTCGCGGAGCTTCCCGCGCTCTGA
- the alaC gene encoding alanine transaminase: MAEQGSPRRFARIDRLPPYVFNITAELKMAARRRGEDIIDLSMGNPDGATPPHIVEKLVTVAQREDTHGYSTSKGIPRLRRAISRWYKDRYEVDIDPESEAIVTIGSKEGLAHLMLATLDQGDTVLVPNPSYPIHIYGAVIAGAQVRSVPLVPGVDFFDELERAIRGSIPKPKMMILGFPSNPTAQCVELDFFERVIALAKQYDVLVIHDLAYADIVYDGWKAPSIMQVPGAKDIAVEFFTLSKSYNMAGWRIGFMVGNPELVSALARIKSYHDYGTFTPLQVAAIAALEGDQQCVKDIAEQYRQRRNVLVKGLHELGWMVENPKASMYVWAKIPEAYAHLGSLEFAKKLLAEAKVCVSPGVGFGEYGDDHVRFALIENQDRIRQAVRGIRGMFRADGLVQKG; the protein is encoded by the coding sequence ATGGCCGAACAAGGTTCGCCGCGCCGCTTTGCGCGCATAGATCGACTCCCCCCCTACGTATTCAATATCACTGCCGAGCTGAAGATGGCTGCGCGTCGGCGCGGCGAAGACATCATCGACTTGAGCATGGGTAACCCCGACGGTGCGACTCCGCCGCACATCGTCGAGAAACTGGTCACCGTCGCCCAGCGCGAAGACACCCACGGCTACTCCACCTCCAAGGGTATTCCGCGTCTGCGCCGGGCCATTTCGCGCTGGTACAAGGATCGCTACGAGGTCGATATCGACCCGGAAAGCGAAGCCATCGTCACCATCGGTTCCAAGGAAGGCCTGGCGCACCTGATGCTCGCCACCCTGGACCAGGGCGACACCGTGCTGGTGCCCAACCCGAGCTACCCGATTCACATTTACGGCGCGGTGATCGCCGGCGCCCAGGTGCGTTCGGTGCCGCTGGTGCCGGGCGTGGACTTCTTCGACGAGCTGGAGCGGGCCATCCGCGGCTCGATCCCGAAACCGAAGATGATGATCCTCGGCTTCCCGTCCAACCCTACCGCGCAGTGCGTCGAGCTGGACTTCTTCGAACGGGTGATCGCCCTGGCCAAGCAGTACGACGTGCTGGTGATCCACGACCTGGCCTACGCCGACATCGTCTACGACGGCTGGAAAGCCCCGTCGATCATGCAGGTGCCGGGCGCCAAGGACATCGCGGTGGAGTTTTTCACCCTGTCCAAGAGCTACAACATGGCCGGCTGGCGCATCGGCTTCATGGTCGGCAACCCGGAGTTGGTCAGCGCCCTGGCGCGGATCAAGAGCTACCACGACTACGGCACTTTCACCCCGCTGCAGGTGGCGGCCATCGCTGCGCTGGAAGGCGACCAGCAGTGCGTGAAAGACATCGCCGAGCAGTACCGCCAGCGCCGCAATGTGTTGGTCAAGGGCCTGCATGAGCTGGGCTGGATGGTCGAGAACCCTAAGGCCTCGATGTACGTCTGGGCGAAGATTCCCGAGGCCTACGCGCACCTGGGCTCGCTGGAGTTCGCCAAGAAGCTGCTGGCCGAGGCCAAGGTCTGCGTTTCGCCAGGGGTGGGTTTCGGTGAGTACGG